Proteins encoded together in one Hevea brasiliensis isolate MT/VB/25A 57/8 chromosome 16, ASM3005281v1, whole genome shotgun sequence window:
- the LOC131174696 gene encoding uncharacterized protein LOC131174696: MGDVETRLAKVKLHLVNRDERFEEIENRLLELVEGMDETRDELQATLNEALDKVTNESEALRIAHTEEVSIMREENRLLKEKVQKMHGDMKDAKDELVLLKGLVAQGVGTNPHPILTIPTARVEIPKPSAFKGARNAWEIDNLLWGLEQYFCALRVDEDAHKVDHAPLYLAESAMVWWQRRMADMEKADEARAKLRRLTQNGTLREYVKEFSEVLLEIPDYPDQEALFSFKDGLQTWVKLEIERSGAQDLAAVIAIAESLVEFKKVDKAKNKDSKGKNGGDKGGGKENNQEEPKEGNGKKNWSGKRDSKDGKFKQFEKFHKPAERPPLKCFLCDGPHTARECPKNAAHTALVEEREEGNPRQEGSSMGSLQLAALTKGKQVENKVANKGKLFAQLKIGQNEVQALIDTGASDKFLRLKEAEWLGIAYHKQVGWLKAVNSQPTPMHGIANKVAVRIGEWTDSIDFSIISMDDYVCVLGMSFMDRVKAIPIAFANSLCIIEDGGAYTVPLKRGKARNSTLSALQLAKDVKRAEPTFLVALQTKESDHAVEVPNEVQNVLQECKDVMPKELPKQLLPKREVDHPIELLPSA; this comes from the exons ATGGGTGATGTTGAGACTAGGTTGGCCAAAGTTAAGCTACACTTGGTCAATAGGGATGAACGGTTTGAAGAGATAGAGAACCGGTTGTTGGAGCTTGTCGAAGGGATGGATGAGACCCGGGATGAGTTACAAGCTACCCTCAACGAAGCCCTTGACAAGGTAACTAATGAGAGTGAAGCCCTAAGAATTGCCCATACCGAAGAAGTCTCCATCATGAGGGAGGAAAACCGGCTACTTAAAGAAAAGGTACAAAAGATGCATGGGGACATGAAGGACGCGAAAGATGAGCTTGTGTTGCTTAAGGGATTGGTGGCCCAAGGAGTTGGAACCAATCCTCACCCTATTCTCACTATCCCTACGGCAAGGGTGGAGATACCCAAGCCAAGCGCATTCAAGGGTGCAAGAAATGCTTGGGAGATTGACAATTTACTTTGGGGGCTGGAACAATATTTTTGTGCACTTAGAGTTGATGAGGATGCACATAAAGTGGACCATGCTCCACTTTATTTGGCTGAGAGTGCCATGGTTTGGTGGCAGAGAAGAATGGCCGACATGGAGAAGG CTGATGAAGCAAGGGCCAAGCTTAGGAGGCTCACACAAAATGGGACACTACGTGAGTATGTTAAGGAATTCTCGGAGGTGTTGTTGGAAATCCCGGATTATCCCGACCAAGAAGCTTTGTTTTCCTTCAAAGATGGACTCCAAACTTGGGTGAAACTTGAGATTGAGAGGAGTGGTGCCCAAGACCTTGCTGCTGTCATAGCTATTGCGGAGTCACTTGTTGAATTTAAGAAAGTTGACAAGGCTAAAAACAAGGACAGCAAAGGCAAGAATGGGGGAGACAAAGGTGGTGGTAAGGAGAACAACCAAGAGGAACCAAAGGAAGGAAATGGCAAGAAGAATTGGTCCGGGAAGAGGGACTCAAAAGATGGCAAGTTTAAGCAGTTTGAGAAGTTCCACAAACCAGCCGAGAGACCTCCCTTGAAATGCTTTTTGTGTGATGGTCCGCATACGGCAAGAGAGTGTCCTAAAAATGCTGCACACACTGCATTGGTTGAAGAAAGGGAAGAGGGAAACCCACGTCAAGAAGGATCCAGCATGGGTTCTTTGCAATTGGCAGCATTGACTAAGGGCAAGCAAGTGGAGAATAAGGTGGCCAACAAGGGCAAGTTGTTTGCACAATTGAAGATAGGGCAGAATGAGGTTCAAGCTTTAATTGATACCGGGGCTTCGGACAAGTTCTTAAGGCTGAAAGAGGCAGAATGGCTTGGCATTGCTTACCACAAGCAGGTTGGTTGGTTGAAGGCAGTGAATTCCCAACCTACTCCCATGCATGGTATAGCCAACAAGGTTGCCGTGAGGATTGGTGAGTGGACTGATTCCATTGACTTTTCCATTATTTCTATGGATGACTATGTGTGTGTTTTGGGCATGAGTTTCATGGATAGGGTGAAGGCTATCCCAATAGCATTTGCAAACAGCTTGTGCATCATAGAAGATGGGGGAGCATACACCGTGCCATTGAAGAGGGGAAAGGCTAGGAATAGCACACTGTCCGCATTGCAATTGGCCAAGGATGTGAAGAGGGCCGAACCAACTTTTCTAGTGGCATTGCAAACCAAAGAGAGTGACCATGCCGTGGAGGTGCCTAATGAGGTTCAGAATGTGTTGCAAGAATGCAAGGATGTCATGCCTAAGGAGTTGCCTAAACAATTGCTACCCAAGAGAGAAGTGGACCACCCCATTGAGTTGCTGCCCAGTGCCTAA
- the LOC110670224 gene encoding 60S ribosomal protein L34, which translates to MVQRLTYRKRHSYATKSNQHRIVKTPGGKLVYQTTKKRASGPKCPVTGKRIQGIPHLRPAEYKRSRLSRNRRTVNRAYGGVLSGSAVRERIIRAFLVEEQKIVKKVLKIQKSKEKQASRS; encoded by the exons ATGGTTCAGCGACTCACTTACCGGAAGAGGCACAGCTATGCCACCAAATCTAATCAACACCGCATTGTTAAGACTCCTG GCGGGAAATTGGTGTATCAGACTACAAAGAAGAGAGCAAGTGGGCCTAAGTGTCCCGTCACTGGCAAGAGAATTCAAGGG ATTCCACACCTAAGACCAGCAGAGTACAAGAGATCTAGATTGTCTAGGAATCGACGAACTGTCAATCGTGCCTATGGAGGTGTATTGTCTGGAAGTGCTGTTAGGGAGAG GATTATCCGAGCCTTCTTAGTGGAAGAACAAAAGATTGTGAAAAAGGTTTTGAAGATTCAAAAGTCAAAAGAGAAGCAAGCTTCAAGGAGCTAA
- the LOC110670258 gene encoding putative NAC domain-containing protein 94 isoform X1, whose translation MEEKHDVDKIDDVMLPGFRFHPTDEELVGFYLKRKIKQQTLPIELIKQVDIYKYDPWDLPKELVTAGEKEWYFYCPRDRKYRNSARPNRVTGAGFWKATGTDRPIYSSDGTKCIGLKKSLVFYRGRAAKGIKTDWMMHEFRLPTLAEPSPSKKFLDKSLPPNDAWAICRIFKKTNSMAQRALNHSWISQLSDATAPDILNHGPQSTQFISENISCTTEIGSVFQICSNDLQQASSANFSALDISSYKPITPTVDKSSLFPVSNGDLSNNFMFSPIEMSAPAKCTVDAPMLYLIGDVSKPSESIHYEGSQHQFNDFSISLHQDTQGTVGAEEDETGLRKNPSGVHDNSQWATMRSIGFPFSLPLNLPDAWKSNLPWDSPPCPSEMSSTYSTKK comes from the exons ATGGAAGAAAAGCATGATGTTGATAAGATTGATGATGTGATGTTGCCTGGATTTCGGTTTCATCCAACTGATGAGGAACTTGTTGGTTTTTACCTGAAGAGAAAGATAAAACAGCAAACTCTGCCTATTGAATTGATTAAGCAAGTGGATATCTACAAATATGATCCCTGGGATCTTCCAA AAGAGCTGGTGACTGCAGGGGAAAAAGAGTGGTATTTTTACTGTCCAAGAGATCGTAAATACAGGAACAGTGCAAGGCCAAATCGGGTCACGGGAGCTGGGTTTTGGAAGGCAACCGGAACAGACCGTCCTATTTACTCCTCTGATGGAACCAAGTGCATAGGTTTGAAGAAGTCTCTGGTTTTCTACAGAGGTAGAGCTGCCAAAGGGATCAAGACTGACTGGATGATGCATGAGTTTCGACTACCCACTCTTGCAGAGCCATCACCTTCAAAGAAGTTCCTAGACAAAAGCCTTCCTCCAAAT GATGCGTGGGCTATTTGCAGGATATTCAAAAAAACCAACTCTATGGCACAAAGAGCTCTTAATCACTCCTGGATCTCCCAGTTATCAGATGCTACAGCACCTGATATACTCAACCACGGACCACAAAGCACTCAGTTCATTTCAGAGAACATTTCTTGCACCACTGAAATTGGATCAGTTTTCCAAATATGCTCTAACGATTTACAACAAGCCTCTTCTGCAAACTTCTCTGCTTTAGATATATCCTCCTACAAACCTATTACACCTACTGTTGACAAGTCATCTCTATTTCCTGTTTCAAATGGAGACCTATCCAACAACTTCATGTTTTCGCCAATTGAAATGTCAGCTCCTGCCAAGTGTACAGTTGATGCTCCTATGCTATACTTAATTGGTGATGTTAGTAAACCTTCAGAAAGTATACACTATGAAGGGTCACAGCACCAGTTCAATGATTTCTCAATCAGTTTGCACCAAGATACACAAGGTACTGTGGGAGCAGAAGAAGATGAAACAGGCTTGAGGAAGAATCCTAGTGGAGTTCACGATAATAGCCAGTGGGCGACTATGCGATCCATTGGATTTCCCTTCAGTTTGCCCTTAAATCTTCCAGATGCCTGGAAGTCTAATCTGCCATGGGATTCACCGCCCTGTCCTAGTGAGATGTCATCCACTTACTCCACAAAAAAATGA
- the LOC110670258 gene encoding putative NAC domain-containing protein 94 isoform X2: protein MEEKHDVDKIDDVMLPGFRFHPTDEELVGFYLKRKIKQQTLPIELIKQVDIYKYDPWDLPKLVTAGEKEWYFYCPRDRKYRNSARPNRVTGAGFWKATGTDRPIYSSDGTKCIGLKKSLVFYRGRAAKGIKTDWMMHEFRLPTLAEPSPSKKFLDKSLPPNDAWAICRIFKKTNSMAQRALNHSWISQLSDATAPDILNHGPQSTQFISENISCTTEIGSVFQICSNDLQQASSANFSALDISSYKPITPTVDKSSLFPVSNGDLSNNFMFSPIEMSAPAKCTVDAPMLYLIGDVSKPSESIHYEGSQHQFNDFSISLHQDTQGTVGAEEDETGLRKNPSGVHDNSQWATMRSIGFPFSLPLNLPDAWKSNLPWDSPPCPSEMSSTYSTKK, encoded by the exons ATGGAAGAAAAGCATGATGTTGATAAGATTGATGATGTGATGTTGCCTGGATTTCGGTTTCATCCAACTGATGAGGAACTTGTTGGTTTTTACCTGAAGAGAAAGATAAAACAGCAAACTCTGCCTATTGAATTGATTAAGCAAGTGGATATCTACAAATATGATCCCTGGGATCTTCCAA AGCTGGTGACTGCAGGGGAAAAAGAGTGGTATTTTTACTGTCCAAGAGATCGTAAATACAGGAACAGTGCAAGGCCAAATCGGGTCACGGGAGCTGGGTTTTGGAAGGCAACCGGAACAGACCGTCCTATTTACTCCTCTGATGGAACCAAGTGCATAGGTTTGAAGAAGTCTCTGGTTTTCTACAGAGGTAGAGCTGCCAAAGGGATCAAGACTGACTGGATGATGCATGAGTTTCGACTACCCACTCTTGCAGAGCCATCACCTTCAAAGAAGTTCCTAGACAAAAGCCTTCCTCCAAAT GATGCGTGGGCTATTTGCAGGATATTCAAAAAAACCAACTCTATGGCACAAAGAGCTCTTAATCACTCCTGGATCTCCCAGTTATCAGATGCTACAGCACCTGATATACTCAACCACGGACCACAAAGCACTCAGTTCATTTCAGAGAACATTTCTTGCACCACTGAAATTGGATCAGTTTTCCAAATATGCTCTAACGATTTACAACAAGCCTCTTCTGCAAACTTCTCTGCTTTAGATATATCCTCCTACAAACCTATTACACCTACTGTTGACAAGTCATCTCTATTTCCTGTTTCAAATGGAGACCTATCCAACAACTTCATGTTTTCGCCAATTGAAATGTCAGCTCCTGCCAAGTGTACAGTTGATGCTCCTATGCTATACTTAATTGGTGATGTTAGTAAACCTTCAGAAAGTATACACTATGAAGGGTCACAGCACCAGTTCAATGATTTCTCAATCAGTTTGCACCAAGATACACAAGGTACTGTGGGAGCAGAAGAAGATGAAACAGGCTTGAGGAAGAATCCTAGTGGAGTTCACGATAATAGCCAGTGGGCGACTATGCGATCCATTGGATTTCCCTTCAGTTTGCCCTTAAATCTTCCAGATGCCTGGAAGTCTAATCTGCCATGGGATTCACCGCCCTGTCCTAGTGAGATGTCATCCACTTACTCCACAAAAAAATGA
- the LOC110670249 gene encoding phospho-2-dehydro-3-deoxyheptonate aldolase 2, chloroplastic: MLQYSVTLIHASAFPTEMALSASANLTTAKTPISPANATASATSSYLKPQIFPLHVTPNPTKKPRPAIIASVSSSSSSSSNLVSPNWSLDSWKSKPAQQLPEYNDLAELESVLHTLSSFPPIVFAGEARRLEERIASAAVGNAFLLQGGDCAESFKEFNANNIRDTFRVLLQMGVVLTFGAQMPIIKVGRMAGQFAKPRSEPFEIKDGVKLPSYRGDNINADAFDEKSRMPDPQRLIRAYLQSVGTLNLLRAFATGGYAAMQRVSQWNLDFVVHSEQGDRYMELARRVDDALGFMAAAGLTVDHPLMNTTEFWTSHECLHLPYEQALTREDSTTGLFYDCSAHMLWVGERTRQLDGAHVEFLRGVSNPLGIKVSDKMDPKELVKLCEILNPHNRPGRLTIIARMGPDNLRIKLPHLIRAIRQAGLIVTWVSDPMHGNTIKAPCGLKTRPFDAIRSELRAFFDVHDQEGSCPGGVHLEMTGQNVTECVGGSKTVTFDDLNSRYHTHCDPRLNASQSLELAFAIAERLRRKRLRSGDGILFGRKVGGSMA, from the exons ATGCTTCAATATTCAGTCACGCTTATCCATGCTTCTGCTTTTCCCACAGAAATGGCTCTTTCTGCTTCCGCCAATCTGACCACCGCTAAGACACCGATCTCCCCTGCCAACGCCACCGCTAGCGCCACCTCATCTTATCTCAAGCCTCAGATCTTCCCCCTCCATGTCACCCCCAACCCCACCAAAAAACCCAGACCTGCCATCATTGCCTCAGTCTCCAGCTCCTCTTCCTCATCATCCAACTTAGTTTCTCCCAACTGGTCATTGGACAGCTGGAAATCAAAACCGGCCCAGCAACTCCCGGAATACAATGATCTGGCTGAATTGGAATCGGTGCTCCACACCCTCAGCAGCTTCCCGCCAATTGTTTTCGCAGGTGAGGCGAGGAGGCTCGAGGAAAGAATAGCCAGTGCGGCCGTAGGAAATGCCTTTCTGCTTCAGGGTGGAGATTGTGCAGAGAGTTTCAAAGAGTTCAATGCCAATAATATTCGTGATACCTTCCGGGTTTTGCTACAGATGGGCGTTGTTCTCACTTTCGGTGCTCAAATGCCCATCATCAAG GTAGGAAGGATGGCAGGCCAGTTTGCAAAACCAAGGTCGGAACCGTTTGAGATAAAAGATGGTGTGAAACTCCCAAGTTATCGAGGAGACAATATTAATGCTGATGCTTTTGATGAGAAATCTAGAATGCCTGATCCTCAAAGATTGATTAGAGCATACCTGCAATCTGTTGGCACCTTGAATCTCCTTAGGGCTTTTGCTACGGGTGGATATGCTGCCATGCAAAGAGTTTCACAGTGGAATCTTGACTTTGTAGTGCATAGTGAGCAAGGAGATAG GTATATGGAACTTGCACGGAGAGTAGATGATGCTCTGGGGTTCATGGCTGCTGCTGGTCTCACTGTTGATCATCCTCTAATGAACACAACTGAGTTTTGGACATCTCATGAGTGCCTTCATTTGCCATATGAGCAGGCCTTGACCAGAGAGGACTCAACAACTGGCCTCTTTTATGACTGTTCTGCTCACATGCTTTGGGTAGGTGAGAGGACTAGGCAGTTGGATGGAGCTCATGTTGAATTCCTCCGAGGTGTTTCCAACCCTCTTGGCATCAAG GTGAGTGACAAGATGGATCCAAAGGAGCTTGTGAAGTTGTGTGAAATTCTTAACCCTCACAACAGACCTGGAAGGTTGACAATAATTGCCAGAATGGGGCCAGACAACCTCCGGATAAAACTGCCCCATCTCATTAGAGCTATACGCCAGGCAGGGCTTATAGTCACCTGGGTCAGTGACCCCATGCATGGCAATACTATTAAGGCTCCATGTGGTCTTAAGACACGTCCATTTGATGCAATCAGG TCTGAGCTTAGGGCATTCTTTGATGTGCATGATCAAGAAGGCAGCTGCCCTGGTGGAGTCCATCTCGAGATGACAGGGCAGAATGTAACAGAGTGTGTTGGAGGGTCAAAGACTGTGACTTTTGATGATTTAAATTCTCGTTACCATACACATTGTGACCCTAGGTTGAATGCATCACAGTCCTTAGAGCTGGCGTTTGCTATAGCAGAGAGGCTGAGGAGGAAAAGGTTAAGATCTGGTGATGGCATCCTTTTCGGCCGCAAAGTTGGTGGGTCTATGGCATGA